The following are from one region of the Abiotrophia defectiva ATCC 49176 genome:
- a CDS encoding zinc metallopeptidase, with protein sequence MRYLFDPTYFLIIIGMAFAGYAQWKVKSTFSKYSEWETSKGTTGRQVAQAILQQTLINNVQVEHVSGDLTDHYDSRHKVLRLSDATDMETSVAAVAVAAHECGHAVQDAENYFPLRLRNALVPVTQIGSAAAMPVIIAGFIFQMMGLVQFGIILFSLVLVFQVVTLPVEFDASARALKILEQNQLLAPEEMPAARKVLNAAALTYVAAASATALQLLRLIILSSRNND encoded by the coding sequence ATGAGATATTTATTTGACCCAACTTACTTCTTGATCATTATCGGGATGGCTTTTGCTGGTTATGCCCAATGGAAAGTAAAATCTACCTTCAGTAAATACAGTGAATGGGAAACTAGCAAGGGCACGACTGGTCGCCAAGTGGCGCAAGCTATTCTGCAACAAACTCTAATTAACAATGTTCAAGTCGAACATGTTTCAGGTGATTTGACTGACCACTATGACTCCCGTCACAAGGTCTTGCGGCTGTCTGATGCGACCGATATGGAAACTTCGGTTGCAGCCGTTGCGGTTGCTGCTCACGAATGTGGTCACGCAGTTCAAGACGCTGAGAACTACTTCCCGCTCCGTTTGCGTAATGCCTTAGTGCCTGTGACCCAAATTGGTTCAGCAGCGGCCATGCCAGTTATTATTGCCGGCTTTATTTTCCAAATGATGGGCTTGGTCCAATTCGGGATTATTCTCTTCTCCCTAGTCCTAGTCTTCCAAGTGGTGACCCTGCCAGTGGAATTCGATGCGAGTGCGCGGGCACTTAAAATTTTGGAACAAAACCAACTTTTGGCCCCAGAAGAAATGCCGGCTGCCCGCAAGGTGCTTAATGCAGCAGCCTTAACCTATGTGGCGGCAGCCAGTGCTACAGCCTTACAGTTGCTCCGTTTGATTATTCTATCTAGTCGCAACAACGACTAA
- a CDS encoding YcjF family protein has translation MRQLNQLFKRRVNTQLVDELLNKTQTEVDKMQPLNVLVAGKTGSGKSTLINALFRENLASTGAGLPITQQLVRITKEGVPLTLYDTKGLELTAESQREVLASLSDLLIEKRQGDPRDKIHVVYYCLNSTMARIEAMEIEIIKTLAQYVPVILVLTQQLDPGNQEFLNQLQAMALPVKGIVPILAKAYSLPKQALVPPHGLNELLELSLNLVPESVHRAFINAQQVDLARKVKEARRWAQTYVTTAFGVGFVPIPVADATLLVPMQITMLAHLSAIFGVSLEKSQLISLVMGLGGTGGTTLVGKLLVSSVFKILPGLGTVTGGAVTGAIASGLTLSLAYSYIEVLKQIATAECQGRDMRLREIQKIMNRSFEQHVAVVNQVLPDNLKQGAFVNWLQSFFEKF, from the coding sequence ATGCGCCAACTAAATCAACTTTTCAAGCGTCGGGTCAACACCCAGCTGGTGGATGAGTTACTTAATAAAACCCAGACTGAAGTTGACAAGATGCAGCCCCTCAATGTCCTAGTAGCGGGTAAAACTGGGAGTGGTAAATCCACGCTCATTAATGCCCTTTTCCGGGAAAATCTGGCAAGCACAGGCGCCGGGCTACCCATTACTCAACAGCTAGTGCGCATTACCAAGGAAGGCGTGCCTCTGACCCTCTATGATACCAAAGGGCTGGAGTTGACAGCTGAATCCCAGCGGGAGGTCTTAGCTAGTTTGTCGGATCTCCTGATTGAAAAACGTCAAGGCGACCCGCGCGATAAAATTCACGTGGTCTACTACTGCTTGAATTCGACCATGGCTAGAATTGAAGCCATGGAAATCGAAATCATCAAGACCTTGGCCCAGTATGTGCCGGTTATTCTGGTCTTGACCCAACAACTGGATCCAGGTAACCAGGAATTTCTTAATCAGTTACAGGCAATGGCGCTGCCAGTTAAGGGGATTGTGCCCATTCTGGCCAAGGCTTATAGCCTGCCTAAACAGGCCCTAGTTCCGCCTCATGGTTTGAATGAGCTCCTGGAATTGAGTCTAAATTTAGTGCCGGAGTCAGTTCACCGGGCTTTTATCAACGCCCAACAGGTCGATTTGGCAAGAAAGGTCAAAGAGGCTAGGCGTTGGGCTCAAACCTATGTGACGACTGCATTTGGGGTTGGTTTTGTGCCAATTCCGGTAGCTGACGCGACGCTCCTAGTTCCCATGCAAATTACCATGTTGGCCCATCTATCGGCCATCTTCGGGGTGTCGTTAGAGAAATCTCAGTTAATTAGCCTGGTCATGGGTTTAGGTGGGACCGGTGGCACGACTTTGGTGGGTAAACTCTTGGTATCATCTGTCTTCAAGATTCTGCCTGGTTTAGGGACAGTAACGGGTGGCGCTGTGACGGGGGCCATTGCTTCTGGTTTGACTTTGAGTCTGGCCTACAGTTATATCGAGGTCCTCAAGCAGATTGCCACGGCAGAATGCCAAGGACGCGATATGCGCCTGAGAGAAATCCAGAAAATTATGAACCGCTCTTTTGAACAGCATGTGGCGGTTGTGAACCAGGTCTTGCCTGACAATCTCAAGCAAGGTGCCTTTGTTAACTGGTTGCAGAGCTTCTTCGAAAAATTTTAG
- a CDS encoding YigZ family protein: MNYLTIDQASVHEIEIKKSRFLCYLYPLQDAADFPPILAALRKEHYKAAHHCSAYIIGPDSLTQKMSDDGEPAGTAGVPMLEVLKQRQLTNLAAVVVRYFGGIKLGAGGLIRAYSSAVSEALNQATIVANVNQLLIALELGYNQVDSFQYFLDHSDLDVTVMDTEYAGQVTYTLAIYQDQAATLEAQLRDRFNGQIGWLELGEETVNVPVKQAADQD; this comes from the coding sequence ATGAACTATCTGACCATTGATCAAGCCAGTGTCCACGAAATCGAAATCAAGAAGTCCCGCTTCCTCTGCTATCTCTACCCTCTACAGGATGCAGCCGACTTTCCACCAATCCTTGCCGCCTTGCGTAAGGAACATTACAAGGCTGCGCATCATTGTAGCGCCTATATTATTGGCCCTGATTCCCTGACCCAGAAAATGAGTGATGATGGAGAACCTGCAGGCACAGCCGGGGTTCCCATGCTGGAAGTGCTTAAACAACGTCAGTTGACTAATCTGGCCGCCGTGGTAGTCCGCTACTTTGGCGGGATTAAGCTAGGAGCTGGGGGCCTCATTCGTGCCTATTCCAGTGCAGTCAGTGAAGCCTTGAATCAGGCTACGATTGTCGCTAATGTCAACCAGTTGCTAATTGCTTTAGAGCTGGGCTATAACCAGGTCGATTCCTTCCAGTATTTTTTGGACCATAGTGACTTGGATGTCACGGTTATGGACACCGAGTATGCCGGCCAAGTCACCTATACTTTGGCTATCTATCAAGACCAAGCTGCGACCCTAGAAGCCCAACTACGCGACCGTTTCAATGGCCAAATAGGCTGGCTAGAACTAGGCGAGGAAACCGTCAATGTCCCCGTTAAACAAGCAGCCGACCAAGACTAA
- a CDS encoding DegV family protein has product MKAAVIVDSTAYLSEALAQHPDVYQVALSVNFSDGLVMKDTSDLQLLNEFYTRLKSESQLPTTSQPQPGDYLALLDQLVATGYDTVYAIHLSSEISGTYQTAHMLLSEYEDKLDAYAVDSGSSCMVMEILVKETLGWIDQGLSAEEVGRRLEWSARHSDVYLMVGDLNNLVKGGRLSASSAILGNILQIRPLLHFEEGKIAVSEKIRTTKKVYRRMVELVAEWQTRYPQGVHVGIGQAGAPEDLKVLDEMMKDAYPGMPLSYTNIGPVIGTHTGDGTKGLGIVPKLPADF; this is encoded by the coding sequence ATGAAAGCAGCTGTGATTGTTGACTCTACTGCCTACTTATCAGAGGCCTTAGCCCAACATCCAGACGTCTATCAAGTTGCCTTGTCGGTTAATTTCAGTGATGGCTTAGTTATGAAGGATACTTCTGACCTGCAATTATTAAATGAATTTTACACCCGCCTCAAGTCTGAAAGCCAATTACCGACAACTTCTCAGCCCCAACCAGGGGATTACTTGGCCCTCTTGGACCAATTAGTGGCTACTGGCTATGATACGGTTTATGCTATTCACCTCTCCAGTGAAATCAGCGGAACCTATCAAACTGCCCATATGCTCTTGAGCGAGTATGAGGATAAATTAGACGCTTATGCGGTAGACTCTGGCTCATCCTGCATGGTCATGGAAATCTTAGTCAAGGAAACCTTAGGCTGGATTGACCAAGGTTTGTCAGCAGAGGAAGTGGGGCGTCGCCTAGAATGGTCAGCTCGTCATTCGGATGTCTATCTCATGGTAGGAGATCTCAATAACTTGGTTAAGGGTGGCCGCCTGTCGGCTTCCAGCGCCATCTTGGGTAATATCTTACAGATTCGTCCCCTGCTACATTTTGAAGAAGGTAAGATTGCCGTTTCTGAGAAAATCCGCACGACCAAGAAGGTTTACCGTCGCATGGTGGAGCTAGTGGCAGAATGGCAAACACGCTACCCTCAGGGTGTGCATGTTGGCATTGGCCAAGCGGGTGCACCAGAAGATTTGAAGGTATTAGATGAAATGATGAAGGATGCTTATCCTGGTATGCCCCTTAGCTATACCAATATTGGTCCTGTCATTGGTACCCATACGGGTGATGGCACCAAGGGCTTAGGGATTGTGCCTAAGTTGCCGGCAGATTTCTAA
- the coaA gene encoding type I pantothenate kinase — MSLEMFTRYAPQEWQKLHQEGQPIPQVHELARLVSLNDRLSQADVSTIYAPMIHYLDMMMTYQQAYQSAKYQFLQGQNHPSLQSHQPFVIGISGSVAVGKSTTARVLHELLSRTYPERKVALMTTDGFLYPNAELIRRGILGRKGFPDSYDMPRLLDFMQRIKTRKEPVSYPVYSHQVYDVLVGQEAVMEDPDILIVEGINVLQLPQNQKLYVSDFFDVSIYIDANPVHIQRWYMERFELLLDLAKQDPHNYYFELSQKPREQARQYANEAWQTINLVNLIQNIAPTRERADLILHKASNHLVDSIYVRNY; from the coding sequence ATGTCATTGGAAATGTTCACGCGCTACGCACCCCAAGAGTGGCAAAAGCTCCACCAAGAGGGCCAACCTATACCCCAGGTCCATGAATTGGCTCGACTGGTCTCACTTAATGACCGCCTGTCTCAGGCAGACGTGTCCACCATCTATGCCCCTATGATTCATTATTTGGATATGATGATGACCTATCAACAAGCCTATCAGTCCGCCAAATATCAATTTCTGCAGGGCCAAAACCATCCCTCGCTCCAATCCCACCAGCCTTTTGTCATTGGGATTTCAGGGAGTGTCGCGGTCGGCAAGAGTACGACGGCCCGGGTCTTACATGAGCTACTGAGCCGGACCTATCCAGAGCGTAAAGTCGCCCTGATGACAACTGACGGCTTTCTCTATCCTAACGCTGAATTAATTCGACGTGGCATCCTAGGCCGCAAGGGTTTCCCAGATTCCTATGATATGCCTCGCCTCCTAGACTTCATGCAGCGTATTAAGACGCGTAAAGAGCCAGTTAGCTACCCTGTTTATTCCCACCAGGTCTATGATGTCTTAGTCGGCCAAGAAGCCGTTATGGAAGATCCCGACATCCTGATTGTGGAAGGTATTAATGTCTTGCAACTGCCACAGAACCAGAAACTATATGTCAGTGACTTCTTCGATGTCTCGATCTATATCGACGCTAATCCTGTCCATATTCAACGTTGGTACATGGAACGTTTCGAGCTCTTGCTGGACTTGGCCAAACAAGATCCTCATAACTACTACTTCGAGCTGTCCCAAAAACCACGCGAACAAGCCCGGCAGTATGCTAACGAGGCTTGGCAGACCATTAACCTAGTTAACTTGATTCAAAATATCGCCCCTACCCGTGAACGGGCGGACCTTATTCTGCATAAGGCCTCCAACCATTTGGTAGATAGTATTTATGTCCGGAATTACTAG